The following proteins come from a genomic window of Miscanthus floridulus cultivar M001 chromosome 2, ASM1932011v1, whole genome shotgun sequence:
- the LOC136526607 gene encoding uncharacterized protein produces MDYAAATTNAPAPAPAPGTDHAHYSHPYASYSYPYGAYHQPAPATYPSAAAAASSSYYYPVPAAVPSTAVQYDPYTGYQHYSPPEGGGAAGAGQVGYYFTVGEASQQAAVTSTTQAAPAATTKEAGKQFGFDPQRYAQAAVARASNGITQPAAARGMHHAQWNAHFGHPVPKYALRKQMKKKPKALQPAPCEVCKIQCDTLEVLMIHKQGKKHKKNLEKLQDSITPKPIIKPPSNVISPSMAPAAVSNCVVPCVQPKKKKSCSAATLEDLEVKKRRVLEAGAAQDEVRICGVCNVVVNSQKVYEFHIAGQKHQAMIQKQQAVHFVT; encoded by the exons ATGGACTATGCCGCAGCCACTACTaacgcgccggcgccggcgccggcgccgggcaCCGATCACGCCCACTACTCGCACCCGTACGCTAGCTACTCCTACCCCTACGGGGCCTATCACCAACCAGCCCCGGCCACGTACCcctccgccgcggccgccgcctcgTCATCCTACTACTACCCCGTCCCTGCCGCCGTGCCGTCCACCGCCGTGCAGTACGACCCTTACACGGGTTACCAGCACTACAGTCCCCCGGAGGGAGGAGGCGCCGCTGGGGCTGGCCAGGTGGGCTACTACTTCACCGTCGGCGAGGCGTCGCAGCAGGCCGCGGTTACATCGACGACGCAGGCTGCTCCGGCGGCGACCACGAAGGAGGCGGGCAAGCAATTCGGTTTCGATCCCCAGCGCTACGCGCAG GCAGCAGTTGCCAGAGCCTCCAATGGAATAACACAACCAGCTGCAGCCCGAGGCATGCACCATGCCCAGTGGAATGCTCATTTTGGACATCCCGTGCCGAAATATGCCTTGAGGAAACAAATGAAGAAAAAGCCAAAGGCTCTGCAACCAGCACCATGTGAGGTGTGCAAGATTCAGTGTGATACACTAGAGGTTCTCATGATCCATAAGCAGgggaagaagcacaagaaaaatTTGGAGAAATTACAAGACTCGATCACCCCTAAACCAATTATAAAGCCCCCAAGCAATGTCATTAGTCCAAGTATGGCACCTGCTGCTGTATCCAACTGTGTGGTGCCCTGTGTACAGCCGAAGAAGAAAAAGAGCTGCTCAGCAGCAACCCTGGAAGATCTCGAGGTGAAGAAGAGGCGAGTGCTTGAGGCTGGAGCAGCGCAGGACGAAGTAAGAATCTGCGGAGTGTGCAATGTTGTCGTGAACAGCCAAAAAGTGTACGAGTTCCACATTGCGGGGCAGAAGCACCAGGCCATGATACAGAAGCAGCAAGCGGTACATTTTGTCACATGA